The genomic window CACCACGAAAATCATGAACACGGTGACCACGACGATGATGGGCACGATCACGAAGATCATCACAATCATCATGATCATCATGGCATTCTGACAGCGTGGAAGGATCTATATTTCCCTCCAGTTTGTGGCCAATTTGAAAGCACGAATGAAAAACCCATCACATTCCAACCCGGTCGACCGACGATACCAAACGGTGAGTGCGCTAAAAACGAGATCTATAGCGAATAAATATTGACACTTTGGTAAATTATACGTACGTGCAATTTTTTGGGAAACTAGCGCCGTCGCAAGGTGGTGATGGGGAACCATCTCGTCCCGTGGGATTTCCTGCTAGACCTGGAACACCAGGCTCACCGGGGACTGCTGCACAACCCGGATACCCAGGCACACCCGGCAGGCCCGGAACTCCAGATACACCGGCAATTCCAGCTCAACCAGGATATCCTGGCACACCTGGCAGACCTGGCACCCCTGGTACTCCGGCAATCCCAGCTCAACCAGGGTACCCAGGCACACCCGGCAGACCTGGCACACCTGGTACTCCAGCAATCCCAGCTCAACCAGGATACCCCGGCACACCCGGTAGACCTGGCACCCCCGGTACTCCGGCAATCCCAGCTCAACCGGGATACCCCGGCACACCCGGTAGACCCGGAACGCCAGGAACACCGGCAATCCCAGCTCAACCAGGATACCCCGGCACACCCGGCAGACCTGGCACCCCCGGTACTCCAGCAATCCCAGCACAACCGGGATACCCCGGCACACCCGGCAGACCTGGCACCCCTGGTACTCCGGCAATCCCAGCTCAACCAGGATACCCCGGCACACCCGGCAGACCCGGAACTCCAGGAACACCGGCAATTCCAGCTCAACCAGGATACCCCGGCACACCCGGCAGACCTGGCACCCCTGGTACTCCGGCAATCCCAGCTCAACCAGGGTACCCAGGCACACCCGGCAGACCTGGCACACCTGGTACTCCAGCAATCCCAGCTCAACCGGGATACCCCGGCACACCCGGTAAACCCGGAACTCCAGGAACACCAGCGATTCCAGCTCAACCAGGATACCCCGGCACACCCGGCAGACCTGGCACCCCTGGTACTCCAGCAATCCCAGCTCAACCAGGATACCCCGGCACACCCGGCAGACCCGGAACGCCAGGAACACCGGCAATCCCAGCTCAACCAGGATACCCCGGCACACCCGGTAGACCTGGCACCCCCGGTACTCCGGCAATCCCAGCTCAACCGGGATATCCAGGCACACCCGGCAGACCCGGAACTCCAGGAACACCGGCAATTCCAGCTCAACCAGGATACCCCGGCACACCCGGCAGACCGGGCACCCCTGGTACTCCAGCGATCCCAGCTCAACCAGGATACCCCGGCACACCCGGCAGACCCGGAACTCCAGGAACACCGGCAATTCCAGCTCAACCAGGATACCCCGGCACACCCGGCAGACCGGGCACCCCTGGTACTCCAGCGATCCCAGCTCAACCAGGATACCCTGGCACACCTGGCAGACCTGGCACCCCTGGTACTCCGGCAATCCCAGCTCAACCAGGATACCCTGGCACACCCGGCAGACCTGGAACGCCAGGAACACCGGCAATTCCAGCTCAACCAGGATACCCCGGCACACCCGGCAGACCGGGCACCCCTGGTACTCCAGCGATCCCAGCTCAACCAGGATACCCTGGCACACCTGGCAGACCTGGCACCCCTGGTACTCCGGCAATCCCAGCTCAACCAGGATACCCTGGCACACCCGGCAGACCTGGAACGCCAGGAACACCGGCAATCCCAGCTCAACCGGGATACCCCGGCACACCCGGTAGACCCGGAACGCCAGGAACACCGGCAATCCCAGCTCAACCAGGATACCCCGGCACACCCGGCAGACCCGGAACTCCAGGAACACCGGCAATCCCAGCTCAACCAGGATACCCCGGCACACCCGGTAGACCTGGCACCCCCGGTACTCCGGCAATCCCAGCTCAACCGGGATACCCCGGCACACCCGGTAGACCCGGAACGCCAGGAACACCGGCAATTCCAGCTCAACCAGGATACCCCGGCACACCCGGTAAACCCGGAACGCCAGGAACACCGGCAATCCCAGCTCAACCAGGATACCCCGGCACACCCGGCAGACCTGGCACCCCCGGTACTCCAGCAATCCCAGCTCAACCGGGATACCCCGGCACACCCGGCAGACCTGGCACCCCTGGTACTCCAGCAATCCCAGCTCAACCAGGATACCCAGGCACACCCGGCAGACCTGGCACACCTGGTACTCCGGCAATCCCAGCTCAACCGGGATATCCAGGCACACCCGGCAGACCGGGCACCCCTGGTACTCCAGCGATCCCAGCTCAACCAGGATACCCTGGCACACCTGGCAGACCTGGCACCCCTGGTACTCCGGCAATCCCAGCTCAACCAGGATACCCAGGCACACCCGGCAGACCTGGCACCCCTGGTACTCCAGCGATCCCAGCTCAACCAGGATATCCCGGCACACCCGGCAGACCTGGCACCCCTGGTACTCCGGCAATTCCAGCTCAACCAGGATACCCCGGCACACCCGGCAGACCGGGCACCCCTGGTACTCCAGCGATCCCAGCTCAACCAGGATACCCTGGCACACCTGGCAGACCTGGCACCCCTGGTACTCCGGCAATCCCAGCTCAACCAGGATACCCAGGCACACCCGGCAGACCTGGAACGCCAGGAACACCGGCAATCCCAGCTCAACCGGGATACCCCGGCACACCCGGTAGACCCGGAACGCCAGGAACACCGGCAATCCCAGCTCAACCAGGATACCCCGGCACACCCGGCAGACCCGGAACTCCAGGAACACCGGCAATCCCAGCTCAACCAGGATACCCCGGCACACCCGGTAGACCTGGCACCCCCGGTACTCCGGCAATCCCAGCTCAACCAGGATACCCCGGCACACCCGGTAAACCCGGAACGCCAGGAACACCGGCAATCCCAGCTCAACCAGGATACCCAGGCACACCCGGCAGACCTGGCACACCTGGTACTCCGGCAATCCCAGCTCAACCGGGATATCCAGGCACACCCGGCAGACCGGGCACCCCTGGTACTCCAGCGATCCCAGCTCAACCAGGATACCCTGGCACACCTGGCAGACCTGGCACCCCTGGTACTCCGGCAATCCCAGCTCAACCAGGATACCCAGGCACACCCGGCAGACCTGGCACACCTGGTACTCCGGCAATCCCAGCTCAACCGGGATATCCAGGCACACCCGGCAGACCTGGCACCCCTGGTACTCCGGCAATCCCAGCTCAACCAGGATACCCTGGCACACCTGGCAGACCTGGCACCCCTGGTACTCCGGCAATCCCAGCTCAACCAGGATACCCCGGCACACCCGGCAGACCCGGAACTCCAGGAACACCGGCAATTCCAGCTCAACCAGGATACCCCGGCACACCCGGCAGACCGGGCACCCCTGGTACTCCAGCGATCCCAGCTCAACCAGGATACCCCGGCACACCCGGCAGACCTGGCACCCCTGGTACTCCGGCAATCCCAGCTCAACCAGGGTACCCAGGCACACCCGGCAGACCTGGTACCCCTGGTACTCCAGCAATCCCAGCTCAACCGGGATACCCCGGCACACCCGGCAGACCTGGAACGCCAGGAACACCGGCAATCCCAGCTCAACCAGGATACCCCGGCACACCCGGCAGACCTGGTACCCCTGGTACTCCAGCAATCCCAGCTCAACCGGGATACCCCGGCACACCCGGCAGACCTGGAACGCCAGGAACACCGGCAATCCCAGCTCAACCAGGATACCCCGGCACACCCGGTAGACCTGGCACCCCCGGTACTCCGGCAATCCCAGCTCAACCGGGATACCCCGGCACACCCGGTAGACCCGGAACGCCAGGAACACCGGCAATTCCAGCTCAACCGGGATACCCCGGCACACCCGGTAGACCCGGAACGCCAGGAACACCGGCAATCCCAGCTCAACCAGGATACCCCGGCACACCCGGCAGACCCGGAACTCCAGGAACACCGGCAATTCCAGCTCAACCAGGATACCCCGGCACACCCGGTAGACCTGGCACCCCCGGTACTCCGGCAATCCCAGCTCAACCAGGATACCCCGGCACACCCGGTATACCCGGAACTCCAGGAACACCGGCAATTCCAGCTCAACCAGGATACCCCGGCACACCCGGCAGACCTGGCACCCCTGGTACTCCGGCAATCCCAGCTCAACCAGGGTACCCAGGCACACCCGGCAGACCTGGCACCCCTGGTACTCCAGCAATCCCAGCTCAACCGGGATACCCCGGCACACCCGGTAAACCCGGAACTCCAGGAACACCAGCGATTCCAGCTCAACCAGGATACCCCGGCACACCCGGTAGACCTGGCACCCCCGGTACTCCGGCAATCCCAGCTCAACCAGGATACCCCGGCACACCCGGTAAACCCGGAACTCCAGGAACACCAGCGATTCCAGCTCAACCAGGATACCCCGGCACACCCGGTAGACCTGGCACCCCCGGTACTCCGGCAATCCCAGCTCAACCAGGATACCCCGGCACACCCGGTAAACCCGGAACTCCAGGAACACCAGCAATTCCAGCTCAACCAGGATACCCAGGCATACCCGGCAGACCTGGAACGCCAGGAACACCGGCGATCCCAGCTCAACCAGGATACCCAGGCACACCCGGCAGACCTGGAACGCCAGGAACACCGGCAATCCCAGCTCAACCAGGATACCCTGGCACACCCGGCAGACCTGGAACGCCAGGAACACCGGCAATCCCAGCTCAACCAGGATACCCTGGCACACCCGGTAGACCCGGAACTCCAGGAACACCGGCAATCCCAGCTCAACCAGGATACCCTGGCACACCCGGTAGACCCGGAACTCCAGGAACACCGGCAATTCCAGCTCAACCAGGATACCCAGGCATACCCGGCAGACCTGGAACGCCAGGAACACCGGCTATTCCAGCTCAACCAGGATACCCCGGCACACCCGGCAGACCTGGCACCCCTGGTACTCCAGCGATCCCAGCTCAACCAGGATACCCCGGCACACCTGGCAGACCTGGCACCCCTGGTACCCCGGCAATCCCAGCTCAACCAGGATACCCTGGCACACCCGGTAGACCCGGAACTCCAGGAACACCGGCAATCCCAGCTCAACCAGGATACCCTGGCACACCCGGTAGACCCGGAACTCCAGGAACACCGGCAATCCCAGCTCAACCAGGATACCCCGGCACACCCGGTAGACCCGGAACTCCAGGAACACCGGCAATTCCAGCTCAACCAGGATACCCAGGCACACCCGGCAGACCTGGCACACCTGGTACTCCGGCAATCCCAGCTCAACCAGGATACCCTGGCACACCCGGTAGACCTGGCACACCTGGTACACCGGCAATCCCAGCTCAACCAGGATACCCTGGCACACCCGGTAGACCCGGAACTCCAGGAACACCTGCAATTCCAGCTCAACCAGGATACCCTGGCACACCCGGTAGACCCGGAACTCCAGGAACACCGGCAATTCCAGCTCAACCAGGATACCCCGGCACACCCGGTAGACCCGGAACTCCAGGAACACCGGCAATTCCAGCTCAACCAGGATACCCCGGCACACCCGGTAGACCCGGAACTCCAGGAACACCGGCAATTCCAGCTCAACCAGGATACCCCGGCACACCTGGCAGACCTGGCACCCCTGGTACTCCGGCAATCCCAGCTCAACCAGGATACCCTGGCACACCCGGCAGACCTGGCACCCCTGGTACTCCGGCAATCCCAGCTCAACCAGGATACCCTGGCACACCCGGCAGACCTGGCACCCCTGGTACTCCGGCAATCCCAGCTCAACCAGGATACCCCGGCACACCTGGCAGACCTGGCACCCCTGGTACCCCGGCAATCCTAGCTCAACCAGGATACCCTGGCACACCTGGCAGACCTGGCACCCCTGGTACTCCGGCAATCCCAGCTCAACCAGGATACCCTGGCACACCCGGCAGACCTGGAACCCCTGGTACTCCGGCAATCCCAGCTCAACCAGGATACCCTGGCACACCCGGCAGACCTGGCACCCCTGGTACTCCGGCAATCCCAGCTCAACCAGGATACCCTGGCTCACCCGGTAGACCCGGAACTCCAGGAACACCAGCAATTCCAGCTCAACCAGGATACCCCGGCACACCCGGTAGACCCGGAACTCCAGGAACACCGGCAATTCCCGCTCAACCGGGATATCCCGGTACGTAATACAATTGGACATCATTTCTGtaattgtcgaaaaaaatccATGTCACTGCTTTTGTTGTTAATATTATCAAGCTCGGAGCATCGTTTTTGCAGAACGCTTGATTACGAAGGGATTGGACATATCGCTTTCGccgaatgaataatatttcctATTTTCCAACAACATTGAAATCCGTCACTCACCTGTCAAAATATGATCGAAATTTCCGGGTAAACGTCCAACAGAAATTGGTTTAGCTAAATTAACCATATCATTAGTGGAATCAGATCATGCAACAGTTATTGGGTGTTGTATGAACAGAATATCCGTACAGTATCAACAGTTAATTCAAGCGGAATGGCAAAACGTAATAAGTATTTTATGTCACATGTCTACAAAACGATAATATCAAATCAACATTCCATGTATGATAGGACGCATACGTTGCAACAGTTCTCATGTTCAggatttgatattttcattttgttgaaTCGTCCCAATTTCTGTTCATGAATCAACTGTCAAACCTGTTATTCACCTGTCAAAAAACGAAGAGAGTTTTCTAGTCACCGCCCAACAGTAATGGATTTTGTTGAACTGATAGGGTTACTTTTTCGGACATTCCAAGACAAGTGAAACATATTGAAATCAACAGATTTTTTCTTAACCGTGTAGGAAAACCTGGAACTCCGGGAACACCCGCGATTCCAGCCCAACCTGGATATCCTGGCAGTCCTGGTTAGTGGAATCTACAAGTCCTTGCATGCCGCAATGCATTTCTCCGGTTTTTCTGATCTCACGCAACCGATCATACATGTTTCAGGCTATCCTGGTTACCCTGGCTATCCTAGCTATCCAGAGCCTGGTTATCCCGGTTATCCCGGCTATCCCGGCTATCCAGAGCCAGGTACACAACCGGAACCTGGATATCCTGGCTATCCTGGTTACCCTGGGGCACCAAACGGTCCGATTGGCGGAATAGGGCCTGAAGGGCCTGTAGGTGGTATCGGCGGCGACGGTGGCATTGGAGGTGATGGCGGCGTTGGCGGCGAAGGTGGCGTTGGGCCCGACGGTCCGGATGGTCCTTGGCCAACAGGTCCCCCAGGGCCAGATGGACCGTGGCCTGGTGATCCAGACTATGTTCCTCGAGCACAACCTACACAGCGTCCATCGTATTTCAACAAACAGAACGTTCCATACACTCCCATCACTGCCGGATCTTTTATCGAATCGAAATATCCAGAATCCAAAAAACTCACATCCGATTCTATGTATAATTCTCCAACTAGGCAGCTCAGCTCCGCAAATGGAAACTCCGAAGGTACAAAGAAAACAGCCAGTAATCAAGGCttgatcgaaaaattcaaGCAATCAAATCAATTGCCAAAATCAGGCTATACCGAACCTCAGGTGCAACCTGGTAAAGGTCAATTTAATTATCTCGAGCAAGGCTTCAACGAGGTTAACAGATACTTTGAGAATACCAATAATTTACAGACGCAGCAGGTCAAGCAAGGATTCCAAATTCCGCCGAACAGAGTCAATGAAGGTAGACCAGTAGGTCGTCCAGTGCAGCCCGAATTATCTGGAAATCCAGTGAACGGGCAATTCATATCGCATCAAGATAGCCGTGAACAAATCAACGAATACCAAAAAGCCGACGGCAGCATAGAGACAAACGGTAAACCCGGTACATCTGAACCAGATGTTTATCAATTTGACTTTCGGCGGAAGCAGGGCCTGTACTCTGAAAAACATAACTATGAGGCAAACAAACGGTTTGAACAGAAACAGATTGACGCAAATTTTACAAAGCCAGTAGGTCAACCAGATAAAGGGCAAACTGGACTAGCTCCCATATCTGGTAGACCAGGCAAAAAAATGCAGCTTGACGAATTTCAACAACTCGAAACATCTGACAAAACAAATCCTGATACTGAATCGATCCAGCCAGCTGCTCCCACATCCTCAACGCCGTTTGAGCGAGATCCTACTATCGGAGCCATCGGCGTGCAACCGCCCCGCTCTCAACAAAGTAAACCAGTTCCACTTTCCATAGGACCAGATCCACAAGCTTGCCCATGTTATCTAGTCGAATCTAATACCACTTCGTCACTGACGACGACTAGCACCACGCCAACTCCTTTAATCGGCCAATTAGGCTTTATACCTGTTGTCTTTGTCCCATTCTGTCCTGGTGAAAAAGCAgacagtgaaaaaatgaagtcAATATTTCCGACTGCCACCCCAGTTCCGTATCCTTGTGACGTCTGTGGACCACATGAAGCAAAGATAACGACACAGTACCTTGACTTGAATCAGCTTGGTAGTCTTAAGCATCTAAAAGAAGCTTTGAGCCAGGCGAAACTTGGACTCTTGAACATCCCTATCGACAGGCGCCTTCTCAGACGAAAGGtcaagagaatgaaaatagaatgaTAATTTAAGCTAGAAAAATATTGCTCTTCTTTTTGTACAGCACGACGTAGAGTTCATTGAGTAAATCAAATAGAGGCTGGTTGACGTGGAAATGGTGAGAGTGCCCGTCCGTCAGCTGCTGGACAGCTGATGGATGGCCAGGTAGAGGTTATTGGTGCCGGGGCTATTTTCTTCATCTGACTATTGGAGCGAGGATTCACGTGCCTTCCAGCTCACCATTTCTCCGTAAATCAACGCCTAAAATCAACTTTCTTCGTAAGAACCATGTTGTATTCTTTAAAGTAAGTTCACGTATTTACCATTCGACcatgtaaaataaatgaataagcTGCTGCACCCCGTAGTGTCGTATACTATGGACGTCAGATCGTTAAGTAATTTTGTAATACCATTTGTCCAATATTtgtgtatgtacgtgtatCACGCTCCTGAACGTGAGGACAAATGACAAacgtttataaataaatgatacattttttgaatGCACAATTGGATCTAG from Neodiprion lecontei isolate iyNeoLeco1 chromosome 1, iyNeoLeco1.1, whole genome shotgun sequence includes these protein-coding regions:
- the LOC107222815 gene encoding collagen alpha-2(IV) chain isoform X6; translation: MHGRNKAALCTLVIAALVLQITKAQTDSEGEELVYDISDTQKTQYLNQNFDTSAYNYGYEVSPDGQFHHEVHGPDGVTYGCYGYVNPFGKLTATFYLSDGWGYRIVRPGDNVELFLHKHEHHENHEHGDHDDDGHDHEDHHNHHDHHGILTAWKDLYFPPVCGQFESTNEKPITFQPGRPTIPNAPSQGGDGEPSRPVGFPARPGTPGSPGTAAQPGYPGTPGRPGTPDTPAIPAQPGYPGTPGRPGTPGTPAIPAQPGYPGTPGRPGTPGTPAIPAQPGYPGTPGRPGTPGTPAIPAQPGYPGTPGRPGTPGTPAIPAQPGYPGTPGRPGTPGTPAIPAQPGYPGTPGRPGTPGTPAIPAQPGYPGTPGRPGTPGTPAIPAQPGYPGTPGRPGTPGTPAIPAQPGYPGTPGRPGTPGTPAIPAQPGYPGTPGKPGTPGTPAIPAQPGYPGTPGRPGTPGTPAIPAQPGYPGTPGRPGTPGTPAIPAQPGYPGTPGRPGTPGTPAIPAQPGYPGTPGRPGTPGTPAIPAQPGYPGTPGRPGTPGTPAIPAQPGYPGTPGRPGTPGTPAIPAQPGYPGTPGRPGTPGTPAIPAQPGYPGTPGRPGTPGTPAIPAQPGYPGTPGRPGTPGTPAIPAQPGYPGTPGRPGTPGTPAIPAQPGYPGTPGRPGTPGTPAIPAQPGYPGTPGRPGTPGTPAIPAQPGYPGTPGRPGTPGTPAIPAQPGYPGTPGRPGTPGTPAIPAQPGYPGTPGRPGTPGTPAIPAQPGYPGTPGRPGTPGTPAIPAQPGYPGTPGKPGTPGTPAIPAQPGYPGTPGRPGTPGTPAIPAQPGYPGTPGRPGTPGTPAIPAQPGYPGTPGRPGTPGTPAIPAQPGYPGTPGRPGTPGTPAIPAQPGYPGTPGRPGTPGTPAIPAQPGYPGTPGRPGTPGTPAIPAQPGYPGTPGRPGTPGTPAIPAQPGYPGTPGRPGTPGTPAIPAQPGYPGTPGRPGTPGTPAIPAQPGYPGTPGRPGTPGTPAIPAQPGYPGTPGRPGTPGTPAIPAQPGYPGTPGRPGTPGTPAIPAQPGYPGTPGRPGTPGTPAIPAQPGYPGTPGKPGTPGTPAIPAQPGYPGTPGRPGTPGTPAIPAQPGYPGTPGRPGTPGTPAIPAQPGYPGTPGRPGTPGTPAIPAQPGYPGTPGRPGTPGTPAIPAQPGYPGTPGRPGTPGTPAIPAQPGYPGTPGRPGTPGTPAIPAQPGYPGTPGRPGTPGTPAIPAQPGYPGTPGKPGTPGTPAIPAQPGYPGTPGRPGTPGTPAIPAQPGYPGTPGKPGTPGTPAIPAQPGYPGTPGRPGTPGTPAIPAQPGYPGTPGKPGTPGTPAIPAQPGYPGIPGRPGTPGTPAIPAQPGYPGTPGRPGTPGTPAIPAQPGYPGTPGRPGTPGTPAIPAQPGYPGTPGRPGTPGTPAIPAQPGYPGTPGRPGTPGTPAIPAQPGYPGIPGRPGTPGTPAIPAQPGYPGTPGRPGTPGTPAIPAQPGYPGTPGRPGTPGTPAIPAQPGYPGTPGRPGTPGTPAIPAQPGYPGTPGRPGTPGTPAIPAQPGYPGTPGRPGTPGTPAIPAQPGYPGTPGRPGTPGTPAIPAQPGYPGTPGRPGTPGTPAIPAQPGYPGTPGRPGTPGTPAIPAQPGYPGTPGRPGTPGTPAIPAQPGYPGTPGRPGTPGTPAIPAQPGYPGTPGRPGTPGTPAIPAQPGYPGTPGRPGTPGTPAIPAQPGYPGTPGRPGTPGTPAIPAQPGYPGTPGRPGTPGTPAIPAQPGYPGTPGRPGTPGTPAILAQPGYPGTPGRPGTPGTPAIPAQPGYPGTPGRPGTPGTPAIPAQPGYPGTPGRPGTPGTPAIPAQPGYPGSPGRPGTPGTPAIPAQPGYPGTPGRPGTPGTPAIPAQPGYPGKPGTPGTPAIPAQPGYPGSPGYPGYPGYPSYPEPGYPGYPGYPGYPEPGTQPEPGYPGYPGYPGAPNGPIGGIGPEGPVGGIGGDGGIGGDGGVGGEGGVGPDGPDGPWPTGPPGPDGPWPGDPDYVPRAQPTQRPSYFNKQNVPYTPITAGSFIESKYPESKKLTSDSMYNSPTRQLSSANGNSEGTKKTASNQGLIEKFKQSNQLPKSGYTEPQVQPDAAGQARIPNSAEQSQ
- the LOC107222815 gene encoding collagen alpha-2(IV) chain isoform X1, encoding MHGRNKAALCTLVIAALVLQITKAQTDSEGEELVYDISDTQKTQYLNQNFDTSAYNYGYEVSPDGQFHHEVHGPDGVTYGCYGYVNPFGKLTATFYLSDGWGYRIVRPGDNVELFLHKHEHHENHEHGDHDDDGHDHEDHHNHHDHHGILTAWKDLYFPPVCGQFESTNEKPITFQPGRPTIPNAPSQGGDGEPSRPVGFPARPGTPGSPGTAAQPGYPGTPGRPGTPDTPAIPAQPGYPGTPGRPGTPGTPAIPAQPGYPGTPGRPGTPGTPAIPAQPGYPGTPGRPGTPGTPAIPAQPGYPGTPGRPGTPGTPAIPAQPGYPGTPGRPGTPGTPAIPAQPGYPGTPGRPGTPGTPAIPAQPGYPGTPGRPGTPGTPAIPAQPGYPGTPGRPGTPGTPAIPAQPGYPGTPGRPGTPGTPAIPAQPGYPGTPGKPGTPGTPAIPAQPGYPGTPGRPGTPGTPAIPAQPGYPGTPGRPGTPGTPAIPAQPGYPGTPGRPGTPGTPAIPAQPGYPGTPGRPGTPGTPAIPAQPGYPGTPGRPGTPGTPAIPAQPGYPGTPGRPGTPGTPAIPAQPGYPGTPGRPGTPGTPAIPAQPGYPGTPGRPGTPGTPAIPAQPGYPGTPGRPGTPGTPAIPAQPGYPGTPGRPGTPGTPAIPAQPGYPGTPGRPGTPGTPAIPAQPGYPGTPGRPGTPGTPAIPAQPGYPGTPGRPGTPGTPAIPAQPGYPGTPGRPGTPGTPAIPAQPGYPGTPGRPGTPGTPAIPAQPGYPGTPGRPGTPGTPAIPAQPGYPGTPGKPGTPGTPAIPAQPGYPGTPGRPGTPGTPAIPAQPGYPGTPGRPGTPGTPAIPAQPGYPGTPGRPGTPGTPAIPAQPGYPGTPGRPGTPGTPAIPAQPGYPGTPGRPGTPGTPAIPAQPGYPGTPGRPGTPGTPAIPAQPGYPGTPGRPGTPGTPAIPAQPGYPGTPGRPGTPGTPAIPAQPGYPGTPGRPGTPGTPAIPAQPGYPGTPGRPGTPGTPAIPAQPGYPGTPGRPGTPGTPAIPAQPGYPGTPGRPGTPGTPAIPAQPGYPGTPGRPGTPGTPAIPAQPGYPGTPGKPGTPGTPAIPAQPGYPGTPGRPGTPGTPAIPAQPGYPGTPGRPGTPGTPAIPAQPGYPGTPGRPGTPGTPAIPAQPGYPGTPGRPGTPGTPAIPAQPGYPGTPGRPGTPGTPAIPAQPGYPGTPGRPGTPGTPAIPAQPGYPGTPGRPGTPGTPAIPAQPGYPGTPGRPGTPGTPAIPAQPGYPGTPGRPGTPGTPAIPAQPGYPGTPGRPGTPGTPAIPAQPGYPGTPGRPGTPGTPAIPAQPGYPGTPGRPGTPGTPAIPAQPGYPGTPGRPGTPGTPAIPAQPGYPGTPGRPGTPGTPAIPAQPGYPGTPGRPGTPGTPAIPAQPGYPGTPGRPGTPGTPAIPAQPGYPGTPGRPGTPGTPAIPAQPGYPGTPGRPGTPGTPAIPAQPGYPGTPGIPGTPGTPAIPAQPGYPGTPGRPGTPGTPAIPAQPGYPGTPGRPGTPGTPAIPAQPGYPGTPGKPGTPGTPAIPAQPGYPGTPGRPGTPGTPAIPAQPGYPGTPGKPGTPGTPAIPAQPGYPGTPGRPGTPGTPAIPAQPGYPGTPGKPGTPGTPAIPAQPGYPGIPGRPGTPGTPAIPAQPGYPGTPGRPGTPGTPAIPAQPGYPGTPGRPGTPGTPAIPAQPGYPGTPGRPGTPGTPAIPAQPGYPGTPGRPGTPGTPAIPAQPGYPGIPGRPGTPGTPAIPAQPGYPGTPGRPGTPGTPAIPAQPGYPGTPGRPGTPGTPAIPAQPGYPGTPGRPGTPGTPAIPAQPGYPGTPGRPGTPGTPAIPAQPGYPGTPGRPGTPGTPAIPAQPGYPGTPGRPGTPGTPAIPAQPGYPGTPGRPGTPGTPAIPAQPGYPGTPGRPGTPGTPAIPAQPGYPGTPGRPGTPGTPAIPAQPGYPGTPGRPGTPGTPAIPAQPGYPGTPGRPGTPGTPAIPAQPGYPGTPGRPGTPGTPAIPAQPGYPGTPGRPGTPGTPAIPAQPGYPGTPGRPGTPGTPAIPAQPGYPGTPGRPGTPGTPAILAQPGYPGTPGRPGTPGTPAIPAQPGYPGTPGRPGTPGTPAIPAQPGYPGTPGRPGTPGTPAIPAQPGYPGSPGRPGTPGTPAIPAQPGYPGTPGRPGTPGTPAIPAQPGYPGKPGTPGTPAIPAQPGYPGSPGYPGYPGYPSYPEPGYPGYPGYPGYPEPGTQPEPGYPGYPGYPGAPNGPIGGIGPEGPVGGIGGDGGIGGDGGVGGEGGVGPDGPDGPWPTGPPGPDGPWPGDPDYVPRAQPTQRPSYFNKQNVPYTPITAGSFIESKYPESKKLTSDSMYNSPTRQLSSANGNSEGTKKTASNQGLIEKFKQSNQLPKSGYTEPQVQPDAAGQARIPNSAEQSQ